Proteins found in one Microcoleus sp. FACHB-68 genomic segment:
- the rpsS gene encoding 30S ribosomal protein S19, whose translation MGRSLKKGPFVADHLLTKVENLNAKGEKQVIKTWSRASTILPLMVGHTIAVHNGRQHVPVYVTEQMVGHKLGEFAPTRTFRGHAKGDKKARR comes from the coding sequence ATGGGTCGTTCTCTCAAAAAAGGTCCTTTCGTTGCTGACCATCTGCTTACCAAAGTAGAAAACTTGAATGCCAAAGGCGAAAAACAGGTCATCAAAACCTGGTCACGCGCCTCAACAATCTTGCCCCTGATGGTTGGTCACACCATCGCCGTCCATAACGGACGGCAGCACGTACCCGTCTATGTGACCGAGCAAATGGTCGGTCACAAATTAGGTGAATTTGCCCCGACCCGAACTTTCCGGGGACACGCTAAGGGCGATAAAAAGGCACGTCGTTAG